The Parcubacteria group bacterium ADurb.Bin159 genomic interval ATTTTCCATATTCGTATTCAAAACGACGGAGCCCGACCTGATAAATTTTTAATTCGCGCGCTTCCTGTTGAAACAAAAGATTGGCAAATAAAATTCTTTAATACATTACATCAAGGAAATGAAATCACTCAAGAAATAATTGGCAACGGTTGGGAAACAGGGACCCTTGGCTCAGGAATTTCTAAAGATATAAGATTAGAAATAAAACCAATTGGTGAGCCCTTAGCTCCTCTATCTTTGCAGATTAATTTTATTTCTAAGGGAAACCCATTAAAAATTGATACCGTAAAAGCGGAAGTAAAAATAATTTAAATTAGCGAAAATAAATAGCAATATTTAAAAAAACGGAAGTTAAAACTTCCGTTTTTTTGTTTTGGTAAAAAAAGTGTCAAATTTGATTTTTTGAGGAGATAGGCCTTTATTGATGCGGGTTTGCAGAGGTCGGAAAAAAGGGACTGTCCCCTTTTTAAGAGTACTCAGCGAGAATTACTTTTATCTCTTTTTCTTCTCCCTTTTTTAAAACCTTAAGAGTAATCTCGTCACCCGGTTTATATTGACGAATAAGACTAGAAAGAGAATTGTCTTTGGTAATTTTTTGACCATTAATCTCTAAAATAATATCATTTTCCGTTAATCCCGCTTTATCCGCTGGTGAACCCGGAGTAACAGCTAATTCACTTATTTCCTCTCCTCTTACAATTAAAGCCCCATAATCAACTGGTAAATTATTTTTTTTAGCAATATCCTCAGTGATTAAAAGATATCGTACTCCCAAAAAAGGATAGATTATTTTCCCATATTTTTGAACAGATTCAATTGTTTTTTTAACCTGATTAATAGGTATAGCAAAACCTATTAATTGCCCACTTGAGGCAATAGCTGTATTTACTCCAATAACTTCCCCTTTAAGATTAATCAATGGTCCGCCCGAATTGCCAAAATTAATCGCTGCATCTGTTTGAATAACATTTTCTAATGTTTCGCTCAAACCCTGCATATCGCCAGCAGTAATGGTCCGGCCAATTCCGCTAATTACTCCTTTGGTTACTGTGTTTCTATACTCACCCAAAGCATTGCCAATGGCAATAACTGTTTCACCAATAGCGATTTTATCACTGTCCCCTAAGGATAATGGTTCTAAATTAAGCCCTTCTACTTTAATTAAAGCCAAATCATTAAATGGGTCAACAGCTAAAATTTTTGCCTCATATTTATCGCCACTATTAGTCACCACAGTGTAATCAGCGTTTTCTTCGCTTACTACGTGTTTATTGGTTAAAATAAGTCCATCATTTGATATAACAAACCCTGTGCCTCCGCCAATCTCAATTTTTTCTTGAAATTTTTCTGGCTGAGGACTCTCTTGTTCTGGCGGCCATGTTTCCGGAATTCTCGGACCAGGATACAAATCAAAATTAAATTTAAATGGGTCAAAATCAAAAAAATCATCTCCAGGAAATTGAAAAGGAATGTTATAATAACGCTCCACATATTGAGAAACAACAATAGAAACTACCGAAGGGTTTACTTTTTCCACAATTTTTTTTACCAATTCTTCTTCGGTTAAAACAATTTCTTGTTTTTGGTTTTTAATATTTTCTGGTTTTGTTTCCCCATTATCTTCAATTAAAATTTGTTCCGTGTTTTCTTGTCCTTTTAAACTTAAATTAATCTCTTCTAAAAAAGAAGGAGAAAATTTAAAAGCATAAATTACCGCCCCTATACCGGCTCCTGCTCCCACAAGTAAAGCTATTAAGATAGTAATAACAATAAATTTTGCTGAATTAAAATTTTCGTCTTTCATAATCTTAATTTAATATTTTTTATATATTTTTGACAAAGTTTAGCTATTATTTTTATCTCTTCCGGCGAATATGGCTTAAGCCAATTGCCTTTAGCTAATTCCGGCTTAAATTGCTGTAAAACATAAGGCTTTTCTATTATCTGGCTATCTGACAAATTTTGCAAGGTTTTAACTATCTCTAAAATATCTTTTTTTTCTAAATATTTAGGAATTATCGTCGTTCTAAATTCTGCCTCTCCTCTAAAATTAAGAATTAATTTAATACTTTTTTTGATTTTGTCAATATTCACTTTTCCCTCTCCTGTAAGTTTTTGATATTTTCTCGGATCCAAGGGCGCTTTAATATCCATTGCCCAAAAATCAACTAGTTTTTTACGATTTAATTTTTCTATGGCTTCTGGATTTGAACCATTTGTTTCTATGCCCACTAATAAACCTAATTTTTTGACTTTCTTTATAAATCTTACTAATTCATTTTTTGATTCATCGTTTTGACTTTTGGCTTTTGACTCGCGCTTCTGATTTTTGATCTTTAATCTTTGATTTATTAATGGCTCTCCTCCAGTAATTACCAATCCTTCTAAAAAATGATTTGTTTTTAAATAATTTAATACTTCATTTTCTCTATAAAATGGCAAATTTTCCTGATGTTTTACTAGATCTTGATTAGCACACCAAGGACAAGAAAAATTACAACCGCTTAACCAAATTACCGAAACAACTTTTCCTGGCCATTCAATTAAAGATTCTTTTTGCCAGCCATGAATGTTAAGCATAACAATAAATTAAATCCAAATATCAAATCAATCCCAAAATTCAAAATTCTATATTCTATATTCTAAATTTAATCTCCATTTTGAATTTTGAAAGATTTTCTTTCTTTAAACTCTTGCTGCTTTCCTTTGTTCCATTGCTGAACTGGCCTGAGATAACCGACAATCCGTGAATAAACCTCTGCTTTTTCGTGGCAGGTTGGGCAAGTAAAATGTTCTCCTTCAATATAGCCATGCGTAGGGCAGATAGAAAAAGTTGGAGTAAAAGTTAAATAAGGCAAACGGAAATTGGAAAAAATCTTTTTCAAAAGCTTGGGGATAATCTGACTATCGGATATTTTTTCTCCCAACCAAAGGTGCATTACCGTTCCTCCTGTATAAGCGCATTGCAATTTATCTTGTAATTTAAGCGCTTCCCACATTCCTCCATCAAAACCAACAGGCAATTGAGAACTATTAGTATAATAAGGAGCATCTTCTGTTCCAGCAGTGATAATATCTTTATATTTTTTCTTATCAATCAAAGCTAAACGGAAAGATGTACCTTCAGCCGGCGTGGCTTCTAAATTATAAATATTACCTGTTTCTTTTTGATAAATTTTTAATTTATCTCTCATAAAATTCAAAACATCTAAAGCAAATTTTCTCCCTTCTTCTGTAGTGATATCCTTTTTCATAAAATTTAAAAGAGATTCATTCATTCCAATTAAACCAATAGTAGAAAAATGATTAGCCCAATAATTGCCTCTCATTTTTTTAACGTTTGCCAAATAAACTTTAGAATAAGGATATAATCCCTTTTCCATAAAATCATTAAGAGCTTTTCTTTTTATTTCCAAAGATTCTTTAGCTAAATCCATTAAATGGGTAAGACGGCGGAAGAAATTATTTTTATCTTTAGCCAAATAACCTATTCTGGGCAAATTAATCGTCACCACACCCAAACTGCCTGTTAAAGGATTTGCCCCAAAAAGCCCTCCGCCTTTTTTATAAAGCTGGCTAGTTAATAATCTAAGCCGACAACACATACTCCTTACATCTTCAGGTTTCATATCAGAAGAAATAAAATTGCTCCAATAGGGAATGCCGAATTTAGCTGCCATCTCCCAAATAGCTTGATAATTTGGATTTTCCCAATCAAAATCAGAAGTGATATTATAAGTGGGAATAGGAAAAGTAAATGGCCTTTGTTGAGAATCCCCTTCAACCATTACTTCAGCAAAAGCTTTATTAAAAATATCCACTTCTTTTTGAAAATCTCCGTAAGTTTTGTTTTGTGGCTTTCCACCAATAATAACTGGTTGATTAGCTAAATGTTTAGGAATCTTAAGGTCAAGAGTAAGATTTTCAAAAGGGGTTTGAAATCCCACTCGCGTGGGAACATTGCAATTAAAAAGAAACTCCTGTAATTGTTGTTTTATTTCTTTATAAGAAAGATGGTCGTAATAAATAAAAGGAGCCAAAAAAGTGTCAAAAGAAGAAAACGCTTCGGCCCCGGCTGCTTCTCCTTGAAGAGTATAAAAAAAATTGACTATCTGCCCTAAAGCTGAACTTAAATGTTTAGGCGGCTTTGCTTCAATTTTACCGAAAACACCGCCAAACCCTCGTAAAAGCAAATCCTCTAAGTCCCATCCCATACAATAAGTTGATAAAATCTGCAAGTCATGCAAGTGAAAATCTCCTGATTCATTAGCTTCACGAATCTCTTTGGGATAAACTCTAGAAAGCCAATATTTTTTGCTAACTAAAGAAGAAATATAATTATTCAAACCCTGTAAAGAATAAGCCATATTGGCATTTTCTTTAATCTCCCAATCCATTTCCTTCAAATACTGATCAACTGTTTCCACTGCCTCTTCAGTGCTTAATCGCGCTTCTCTTATTCTTCGCCTTTGTTCACGATAAAGAATATAAGCCTTAGCCACTACCACTAAATTATTTTTTATTAAAACCTCTTCCACAATATCTTGCACCATTTCTACGGTGGGGATTTGGTCAGGAAATCGACGTACTAAAATTTGTACTACTTCTTTGGCTAATCTTTCTGATTCTTTGCCATCAGTAGCTCCTGTAGCGGTGATAGCTTTAAAAATAGCCTGTTGTATTTTAACCGGCTGAAATTTAACTATCCTCCCGTCTCTCTTTTTTATTTTTTGAGGAAGCATAATAAAAATTAAAAATTAAAAAATCAAAAAGTAAAACAACAAAAATGAATTAAATTCTATATATTCTAAATTTTATTCAAAATCGTGCCATTTTTGAAAAATCGCCTGAAAACCCGCATCAATAAAGACTTTTGAGCCGTCGATTTTTGGGGTCTGACCCCTTTTAACTATTGGATTTACAATATTACTGATTCAATCTCTTGAAGGGCTTGGGGAATTAAGGGCGTTAAAATGTGGCTTAAATTTATTAAAAATAAAGCAATTTCTGAAGAAACAATCTTGGCAATCCATTCCGGGCCCAAAGAAAATTTTGTGGATAGGTCTAAGAAAAAACCAATAATTAACCCCCCCATAGCTAAACCCAAAATTCCGCCAATTAAACGATTGATCAAACCGTGAAAAGGAATAAGCTTTAACACTTTCTTTAATAAACGGAAA includes:
- a CDS encoding pyruvate formate lyase II activase, giving the protein MLNIHGWQKESLIEWPGKVVSVIWLSGCNFSCPWCANQDLVKHQENLPFYRENEVLNYLKTNHFLEGLVITGGEPLINQRLKIKNQKRESKAKSQNDESKNELVRFIKKVKKLGLLVGIETNGSNPEAIEKLNRKKLVDFWAMDIKAPLDPRKYQKLTGEGKVNIDKIKKSIKLILNFRGEAEFRTTIIPKYLEKKDILEIVKTLQNLSDSQIIEKPYVLQQFKPELAKGNWLKPYSPEEIKIIAKLCQKYIKNIKLRL
- the nrdD gene encoding Anaerobic ribonucleoside-triphosphate reductase, which codes for MLPQKIKKRDGRIVKFQPVKIQQAIFKAITATGATDGKESERLAKEVVQILVRRFPDQIPTVEMVQDIVEEVLIKNNLVVVAKAYILYREQRRRIREARLSTEEAVETVDQYLKEMDWEIKENANMAYSLQGLNNYISSLVSKKYWLSRVYPKEIREANESGDFHLHDLQILSTYCMGWDLEDLLLRGFGGVFGKIEAKPPKHLSSALGQIVNFFYTLQGEAAGAEAFSSFDTFLAPFIYYDHLSYKEIKQQLQEFLFNCNVPTRVGFQTPFENLTLDLKIPKHLANQPVIIGGKPQNKTYGDFQKEVDIFNKAFAEVMVEGDSQQRPFTFPIPTYNITSDFDWENPNYQAIWEMAAKFGIPYWSNFISSDMKPEDVRSMCCRLRLLTSQLYKKGGGLFGANPLTGSLGVVTINLPRIGYLAKDKNNFFRRLTHLMDLAKESLEIKRKALNDFMEKGLYPYSKVYLANVKKMRGNYWANHFSTIGLIGMNESLLNFMKKDITTEEGRKFALDVLNFMRDKLKIYQKETGNIYNLEATPAEGTSFRLALIDKKKYKDIITAGTEDAPYYTNSSQLPVGFDGGMWEALKLQDKLQCAYTGGTVMHLWLGEKISDSQIIPKLLKKIFSNFRLPYLTFTPTFSICPTHGYIEGEHFTCPTCHEKAEVYSRIVGYLRPVQQWNKGKQQEFKERKSFKIQNGD
- the htrA_1 gene encoding putative serine protease HtrA, giving the protein MKDENFNSAKFIVITILIALLVGAGAGIGAVIYAFKFSPSFLEEINLSLKGQENTEQILIEDNGETKPENIKNQKQEIVLTEEELVKKIVEKVNPSVVSIVVSQYVERYYNIPFQFPGDDFFDFDPFKFNFDLYPGPRIPETWPPEQESPQPEKFQEKIEIGGGTGFVISNDGLILTNKHVVSEENADYTVVTNSGDKYEAKILAVDPFNDLALIKVEGLNLEPLSLGDSDKIAIGETVIAIGNALGEYRNTVTKGVISGIGRTITAGDMQGLSETLENVIQTDAAINFGNSGGPLINLKGEVIGVNTAIASSGQLIGFAIPINQVKKTIESVQKYGKIIYPFLGVRYLLITEDIAKKNNLPVDYGALIVRGEEISELAVTPGSPADKAGLTENDIILEINGQKITKDNSLSSLIRQYKPGDEITLKVLKKGEEKEIKVILAEYS
- a CDS encoding Colicin V production protein, whose amino-acid sequence is MDLFNLIILILLLGSFLFGVICGLWYIISGVVSLILGVILASHYYEFLALKLLSVVSGNLNLAKILAFALIFLGVCIIVSLIFRLLKKVLKLIPFHGLINRLIGGILGLAMGGLIIGFFLDLSTKFSLGPEWIAKIVSSEIALFLINLSHILTPLIPQALQEIESVIL